Proteins found in one Neomonachus schauinslandi chromosome 1, ASM220157v2, whole genome shotgun sequence genomic segment:
- the WIZ gene encoding protein Wiz isoform X2, whose product MDGPLAGGLAAPDRPRGPERLPGPAPREDIEGGAEAAEGEGGIFRSTHYLPVTKEGPRDILDGRGGISVANFDPGTFSLMRCDFCGAGFDTRAGLSSHARAHLRDFGITNWELTVSPINILQELLATSAAERPPSPLGCEPGGSPSGFLTSRRPRLPLAVPFPPPWAEDPGPAYGDASGPEPARDIRCEFCGEFFENRKGLSSHARSHLRQMGVTEWYVNGSPIDTLREILKRRTQSRPGGPANPPGPSPKALAKVVGSGGPGSSLEARSPADLHLSPLAKKLPPPPGSPLGHSPTASPPPTARKMFPGLAAPSLPKKLKPEQMRVEIKREMLPGALHGEPHPSEGPWAAPREDMAPLNLSSRAEPVRDIRCEFCGEFFENRKGLSSHARSHLRQMGVTEWSVNGSPIDTLREILKKKSKPCLIKKEPPAGDLAPALAEDGAPTAAPGPVQAPLPLAPMAGRPGKPGAGPAQVPRELSLAPITGAKPAATGYLGSVAAKRPLQEDRLLPAEVKAKTYIQTELPFKAKTLHEKTSHSSTEACCELCGLYFENRKALASHARAHLRQFGVTEWCVNGSPIETLSEWIKHRPQKVGAYRSYIQGGRPFTKKFRSAGHGRDSDKRPPLGLAPGGLAVVGRSAGGEPGPEAGRAADSGERPLAASPPGTVKAEEHQRQNINKFERRQARPPDASAVRGGEEANDLQQKLEEVRQPPPRVRPVPSLVPRPPQTSLVKFVGNIYTLKCRFCEVEFQGPLSIQEEWVRHLQRHILEMNFSKADPPPEEPRALQAQTAAADAP is encoded by the exons ATGGATGGGCCCCTGGCAGGCGGCCTGGCCGCCCCAGATCGTCCTCGTGGCCCTGAGAGACTGCCTGGCCCAGCACCGAGGGAAGACATCGAAGGTGGGGCCGAGGCTGCTGAAGGGGAAGGTGGCATCTTCCGGTCCACCCATTACCTGCCTGTCACCAAGGAGGGACCCCGAGACATTCTGGATGGCAGAGGTGGCATTTCTG TGGCTAACTTTGACCCAGGCACCTTTAGCCTGATGCGCTGTGACTTCTGTGGGGCTGGCTTCGACACCCGGGCCGGCCTCTCCAGCCACGCACGGGCCCACCTACGCGACTTCGGCATCACTAACTGGGAGCTCACCGTGTCGCCCATCAACATCCTGCAAGAGCTGCTGGCCACCTCTGCTGCTGAgcggccccccagccccctgggctGTGAACCTGGGGGGTCACCTAGTGGCTTCTTGACCTCGCGTCGGCCCCGCTTACCTCTCGCAGTGCCCTTTCCACCCCCCTGGGCTGAGGACCCTGGGCCAGCCTACGGAGATG CCTCGGGCCCAGAGCCAGCTCGAGATATCCGCTGTGAGTTCTGTGGTGAGTTCTTCGAGAACCGCAAGGGCCTATCAAGTCACGCACGCTCGCACCTGCGGCAGATGGGTGTGACCGAGTGGTATGTCAACGGCTCACCCATTGACACACTACGGGAGATCCTCAAGAGACGGACCCAGTCCCGGCCTGGCGGCCCCGCTAACCCACCAGGGCCGAGCCCAAAAGCCCTGGCCAAGGTGGTGGGCAGCGGAGGTCCTGGCAGCTCGCTGGAAGCCCGTAGCCCCGCAGACCTTCACCTCTCACCCCTGGCCAAGAAGTTGCCACCGCCACCAGGCAGCCCCCTGGGCCACTCACCaactgcctctcctcctcccacggCCCGGAAGATGTTCCCAGGCCTGGCCGCACCCTCCCTGCCCAAGAAGCTGAAGCCTGAACAAATGCGGGTGGAGATCAAACGGGAGATGCTGCCAGGGGCCCTTCATGGGGAGCCACACCCATCCGAGGGTCCCTGGGCGGCGCCACGGGAAGACATGGCCCCCCTGAACCTGT CGTCCCGGGCAGAGCCTGTGCGTGACATCCGCTGTGAGTTCTGCGGTGAGTTCTTCGAGAACCGCAAGGGCCTGTCGAGCCATGCGCGCTCCCACCTGCGGCAGATGGGCGTGACCGAGTGGTCTGTCAACGGTTCGCCCATCGACACGCTGCGGGAGATCCTCAAGAAGAAGTCCAAACCGTGCCTCATCAAGAAAGAGCCGCCAGCCGGAGACCTGGCCCCTGCCTTGGCTGAGGATGGGGCTCCCACGGCTGCTCCTGGGCCTGTGCAGGCCCCCCTGCCACTGGCGCCAATGGCGGGCCGCCCAGGCAAACCAGGAGCTGGACCGGCCCAGGTTCCTCGAGAGCTCAGCCTGGCACCCATCACCGGTGCCAAGCCCGCAGCCACTGGCTACCTGGGCTCAGTGGCAGCCAAGCGGCCCCTGCAGGAGGACCGCCTCCTCCCAGCAGAGGTCAAGGCCAAGACCTACATCCAGACCGAACTGCCCTTCAAGGCAAAGACCCTTCACGAGAAGACCTCCCACTCCT ccaCTGAGGCCTGCTGTGAGCTGTGTGGCCTTTACTTCGAAAACCGCAAGGCCCTGGCCAGCCACGCGCGGGCGCACCTGCGGCAATTTGGCGTGACCGAGTGGTGTGTGAACGGCTCACCCATTGAGACACTGAGCGAGTGGATCAAGCACCGGCCCCAGAAGGTGGGGGCCTACCGTAGCTACATCCAGGGCGGCCGCCCCTTCACCAAGAAGTTCCGCAGTGCTGGCCACGGCCGTGACAGCGACAAGCGGCCGCCCCTAGGGCTGGCACCTGGGGGCCTGGCTGTGGTGGGCCGCAGTGCTGGGGGTGAGCCAGGGCCTGAGGCTGGCCGGGCAGCTGACAGTGGTGAGCGGCCTCTGGCAGCCAGCCCGCCAGGCACTGTGAAGGCCGAGGAGCACCAGCGGCAGAACATCAACA AATTTGAGCGCCGACAAGCCCGCCCTCCAGACGCCTCTGCGGTCCGGGGAGGCGAAGAGGCCAATGATCTAcagcagaagctggaggaggtgCGGCAGCCCCCGCCCCGGGTCCGGCCGGTCCCCTCCCTGGTACCCCGGCCCCCCCAGACATCACTGGTCAAATTTGTTGGCAACATCTACACCCTCAAGTGCAG GTTCTGTGAGGTGGAATTCCAGGGGCCCCTCTCTATCCAGGAGGAGTGGGTGCGGCACTTACAGCGGCACATCCTGGAGATGAATTTCTCCAAAGCGGACCCACCACCTGAGGAGCCCCGGGCCCTGCAGGCACAGACAGCGGCGGCAGACGCGCCCTAA
- the WIZ gene encoding protein Wiz isoform X1: MDGPLAGGLAAPDRPRGPERLPGPAPREDIEGGAEAAEGEGGIFRSTHYLPVTKEGPRDILDGRGGISDGQPHPGLSEALPRATSATHRISSCCWDGGSLDFQPGSPPPHLLGHFPGPPDGQGTWEHPLVQEAREGIPSERRFEDSVIVRTLKPHIELEGSRRFLHHQGEAKLLEKVPRGHPRFDWLRDTDEQAPSQDAELHLDLPPQPLPLTSFRTVLVPVEDTTKTLDVTVVDTREHLADLEGLAQPSEWGLPRSASEVATQTWTVNSEASVERLQPLLPPIRTGPYLCELLEEVAKGVASPDEDEDEEPAVFPCIECSIYFKQKEHLLEHMSQHRRAPGQEPPADLAPLLACGECGWAFADPGALEQHRQLHQASREKIIEEIQKLKQVPPGDEGREARLQCPKCIFGTNSSKAFVQHAKLHVREPPGQPAREPFGSGSGAGSPGPDATTLTYRSYRASSRLRGCVFCGFPAPSESLLREHMRLAHAQPHWEDDAEAFEEDPASQPGTSQDAYARFPDAAEDYFGKAELLLAPSWQENPAGYDPSLAFGPGCQQLGMRDFPLSKPLLHGSDQRPPGRPAFPSPLASTPYSLQPSRNKSVVPPQGLPAQLGDQRHPWSEEEEDIPLASEMDFSPENGVFPPLAAPGLIPQLALDLKRTFRKALRAAEASRAQQQQLRGMVPLVLVAKLGPQVMAAATRVPPKLQPEELGLGGAHPLDFLLLEAPLGGPLGLDALLDGDPAVALKHEERKCPYCPDRFHNGIGLANHVRGHLNRVGVSYNVRHFISAEEVKAIERRFSFQKKKKKVANFDPGTFSLMRCDFCGAGFDTRAGLSSHARAHLRDFGITNWELTVSPINILQELLATSAAERPPSPLGCEPGGSPSGFLTSRRPRLPLAVPFPPPWAEDPGPAYGDGLGSEENTMVAMDLGSPPLPKKSLPVPGPLEQVANRLSSKVAAEVPHGSKQELPDLKAQSLTTCEVCGACFETRKGLSSHARSHLRQLGVAESESSGAPIDLLYELVKQKGLPDTPLGLPPGLSKKSNSPKEVVAGATRPGLLALAKPLDAPAVNKAIKSPPGFSTKGLAHPPSSPLLKKAPLALAGSPTPKNPEDKSPQLSLSPRPASPKAQWPQSEDEGPLNLTLDSDGGRELDCQLCGAWFETRKGLSSHARAHLRHLGVSDPDAKGSPIDVLHGLIRRDGVQIRLPPGRGTLAQLGRPPPTSAALSLLPPPPPAKKAKLKAAGTASPWGKQDLSAAAAAGIFWASDVEPSPLNLSSGPEPARDIRCEFCGEFFENRKGLSSHARSHLRQMGVTEWYVNGSPIDTLREILKRRTQSRPGGPANPPGPSPKALAKVVGSGGPGSSLEARSPADLHLSPLAKKLPPPPGSPLGHSPTASPPPTARKMFPGLAAPSLPKKLKPEQMRVEIKREMLPGALHGEPHPSEGPWAAPREDMAPLNLSSRAEPVRDIRCEFCGEFFENRKGLSSHARSHLRQMGVTEWSVNGSPIDTLREILKKKSKPCLIKKEPPAGDLAPALAEDGAPTAAPGPVQAPLPLAPMAGRPGKPGAGPAQVPRELSLAPITGAKPAATGYLGSVAAKRPLQEDRLLPAEVKAKTYIQTELPFKAKTLHEKTSHSSTEACCELCGLYFENRKALASHARAHLRQFGVTEWCVNGSPIETLSEWIKHRPQKVGAYRSYIQGGRPFTKKFRSAGHGRDSDKRPPLGLAPGGLAVVGRSAGGEPGPEAGRAADSGERPLAASPPGTVKAEEHQRQNINKFERRQARPPDASAVRGGEEANDLQQKLEEVRQPPPRVRPVPSLVPRPPQTSLVKFVGNIYTLKCRFCEVEFQGPLSIQEEWVRHLQRHILEMNFSKADPPPEEPRALQAQTAAADAP; encoded by the exons ATGGATGGGCCCCTGGCAGGCGGCCTGGCCGCCCCAGATCGTCCTCGTGGCCCTGAGAGACTGCCTGGCCCAGCACCGAGGGAAGACATCGAAGGTGGGGCCGAGGCTGCTGAAGGGGAAGGTGGCATCTTCCGGTCCACCCATTACCTGCCTGTCACCAAGGAGGGACCCCGAGACATTCTGGATGGCAGAGGTGGCATTTCTG ACGGGCAGCCCCATCCCGGCCTCAGCGAAGCCCTCCCCCGTGCCACCTCCGCCACCCATCGGATCAGCAGCTG TTGCTGGGATGGAGGCAGCCTGGACTTCCAGCCgggctccccaccaccccacctcctGGGCCACTTCCCTGGCCCCCCTGATGGCCAGGGGACCTGGGAGCACCCCCTGGTCCAGGAAGCCAGGGAGGGCATCCCATCTGAGCGGAGGTTCGAGGACTCGGTCATTGTGAGAACTctgaagccccacattgagcttgAGGGATCTAGAAGGTTCTTGCACCATCAGGGTGAAGCGAAGCTCTTGGAGAAGGTCCCCCGGGGCCACCCCAGGTTCGACTGGCTCCGAGACACAGATGAGCAGGCCCCATCCCAGGATGCAGAGCTGCACCTGGACCTgccgccccagcccctgcccctcacctccttcaggacaGTGCTCGTCCCGGTGGAAGATACCACTAAGACGTTGGATGTGACGGTGGTGGACACCAGAGAGCACCTGGCAGACCTCGAAGGGCTGGCTCAGCCATCGGAGTGGGGCCTCCCCAGGTCGGCCTCGGAGGTGGCCACGCAGACCTGGACGGTGAACTCAGAGGCATCTGTGGAGCGGCTGCAGCCATTGCTGCCCCCGATCCGGACGGGGCCCTACCTGTGTGAGCTGCTGGAGGAGGTGGCCAAGGGGGTGGCCAGCCCAGATGAGGATGAGGACGAGGAGCCGGCCGTGTTCCCGTGCATCGAGTGCAGCATCTACTTCAAGCAGAAGGAGCACCTTCTGGAGCACATGAGCCAGCACCGCCGAGCCCCGGGCCAGGAGCCCCCCGCTGACTTGGCCCCACTGCTGGCCTGCGGAGAGTGCGGCTGGGCCTTCGCCGACCCCGGTGCCCTGGAGCAGCACCGGCAGTTGCACCAGGCCTCCCGGGAGAAGATCATCGAAGAGATCCAGAAACTGAAGCAGGTACCCCCAGGCGATGAGGGCCGGGAGGCACGGCTGCAGTGCCCCAAGTGCATCTTTGGCACCAATTCCTCCAAGGCCTTTGTGCAGCATGCCAAACTGCACGTGCGCGAGCCTCCCGGCCAGCCTGCCAGGGAGCCCTTCGGGAGCGGCAGCGGGGCTGGCAGCCCAGGCCCTGATGCCACCACCCTCACCTACCGATCCTACCGAGCCTCCTCAAGGCTCAGAGGCTGCGTTTTCTGTGGCTTCCCTGCGCCCAGTGAGAGCCTGCTCAGGGAGCACATGAGGCTTGCACATGCCCAGCCCCACTGGGAGGACGATGCCGAGGCTTTTGAGGAGGACCCTGCCAGCCAGCCGGGCACCAGCCAGGATGCATATGCCCGCTTCCCTGATGCTGCTGAGGACTACTTTGGTAAAGCTGAACTGCTCTTGGCCCCCTCGTGGCAGGAGAACCCCGCTGGATATGACCCCAGCCTGGCCTTTGGCCCAGGCTGCCAACAGCTGGGCATGAGGGATTTCCCACTGTCAAAGCCCCTTCTGCACGGCTCAGACCAGAGGCCCCCCGGAAGGCCAGCCTTTCCCTCACCTCTAGCATCCACCCCCTACTCCTTACAGCCCAGTAGAAACAAGAGCGTGGTCCCCCCGCAGGGGCTCCCGGCCCAGCTGGGGGACCAGAGACACCCTTGGagtgaagaggaggaagacatACCACTGGCCTCGGAAATGGACTTTTCCCCCGAAAATGGGGTTTTTCCACCCCTAGCTGCCCCTGGCCTCATCCCGCAGCTGGCCCTGGACCTGAAGCGGACCTTCCGGAAAGCTCTGAGGGCAGCTGAGGCCTCGCGGGCACAGCAGCAGCAGCTCCGAGGGATGGTGCCGCTTGTGCTGGTGGCAAAGCTGGGGCCACAGGTCATGGCTGCGGCGACCAGGGTGCCCCCAAAGCTGCAGCctgaggagctggggctggggggcgccCATCCCCTGGACTTCTTGCTCCTGGAGGCGCCGCTGGGTGGCCCGCTGGGGCTGGACGCCCTCCTGGACGGGGACCCAGCGGTGGCCCTAAAGCACGAGGAGCGCAAGTGTCCCTACTGCCCCGATCGCTTCCACAACGGCATCGGCTTGGCCAACCATGTCCGGGGCCACCTGAACCGCGTGGGCGTCAGCTACAATGTGCGACACTTCATCTCTGCCGAGGAGGTGAAGGCCATTGAGCGCAGGTTCTccttccagaagaagaagaaaaaag TGGCTAACTTTGACCCAGGCACCTTTAGCCTGATGCGCTGTGACTTCTGTGGGGCTGGCTTCGACACCCGGGCCGGCCTCTCCAGCCACGCACGGGCCCACCTACGCGACTTCGGCATCACTAACTGGGAGCTCACCGTGTCGCCCATCAACATCCTGCAAGAGCTGCTGGCCACCTCTGCTGCTGAgcggccccccagccccctgggctGTGAACCTGGGGGGTCACCTAGTGGCTTCTTGACCTCGCGTCGGCCCCGCTTACCTCTCGCAGTGCCCTTTCCACCCCCCTGGGCTGAGGACCCTGGGCCAGCCTACGGAGATG GCCTGGGTTCTGAGGAAAACACAATGGTGGCCATGGACTTGGGCTCCCCCCCGCTCCCCAAGAAGAGCCTGCCTGTCCCTGGGCCCTTGGAGCAGGTGGCCAATCGGCTGAGTAGCAAAGTGGCTGCAGAGGTTCCTCATGGCAGCAAGCAGGAGCTGCCAGATCTCAAGG cccagagcctgaccaCCTGCGAGGTCTGCGGTGCCTGCTTTGAGACACGCAAGGGCCTGTCCAGCCACGCACGCTCCCACCTGCGGCAGCTGGGGGTGGCCGAGTCCGAGAGCAGCGGTGCCCCCATTGACCTCCTCTACGAGCTCGTGAAGCAGAAGGGCTTGCCCGACACACCCCTCGGGCTGCCCCCGGGCCTGTCTAAGAAGTCCAACTCACCGAAGGAGGTGGTCGCTGGGGCCACCCGGCCTGGCCTGCTTGCCTTGGCCAAGCCCTTGGATGCCCCTGCTGTCAACAAGGCCATCAAGTCACCTCCTGGCTTCTCGACCAAGGGCTTGGCCCACCCACCCAGCTCCCCACTCCTCAAGAAGGCACCACTGGCCCTGGCGGGCTCCCCTACCCCCAAGAATCCTGAGGACAAGAGCCCCCAGCTGTCCCTGAGCCCCCGGCCAGCCTCCCCAAAGGCACAGTGGCCCCAGTCTGAGGACGAAGGGCCCCTGAACCTCA CTTTAGATAGTGACGGGGGCAGAGAGCTGGACTGCCAGCTGTGCGGTGCCTGGTTTGAGACCCGCAAGGGCCTGTCCAGCCACGCCCGCGCCCACCTGCGCCACCTGGGCGTCAGCGACCCGGACGCCAAGGGATCCCCCATAGACGTGCTCCACGGGCTCATCAGGAGGGACGGCGTCCAGATCCGCCTCCCACCCGGGCGCGGCACCCTGGCCCAGCTGGGGCggcctcctcccacctctgcGGCCCTCTCcttgctcccccccccaccgccggcCAAGAAGGCCAAGCTGAAGGCCGCGGGTACGGCCAGCCCCTGGGGGAAGCAGGACCTCTCGGCCGCCGCAGCCGCCGGCATTTTCTGGGCCTCTGATGTGGAGCCGTCTCCTCTCAACCTCT CCTCGGGCCCAGAGCCAGCTCGAGATATCCGCTGTGAGTTCTGTGGTGAGTTCTTCGAGAACCGCAAGGGCCTATCAAGTCACGCACGCTCGCACCTGCGGCAGATGGGTGTGACCGAGTGGTATGTCAACGGCTCACCCATTGACACACTACGGGAGATCCTCAAGAGACGGACCCAGTCCCGGCCTGGCGGCCCCGCTAACCCACCAGGGCCGAGCCCAAAAGCCCTGGCCAAGGTGGTGGGCAGCGGAGGTCCTGGCAGCTCGCTGGAAGCCCGTAGCCCCGCAGACCTTCACCTCTCACCCCTGGCCAAGAAGTTGCCACCGCCACCAGGCAGCCCCCTGGGCCACTCACCaactgcctctcctcctcccacggCCCGGAAGATGTTCCCAGGCCTGGCCGCACCCTCCCTGCCCAAGAAGCTGAAGCCTGAACAAATGCGGGTGGAGATCAAACGGGAGATGCTGCCAGGGGCCCTTCATGGGGAGCCACACCCATCCGAGGGTCCCTGGGCGGCGCCACGGGAAGACATGGCCCCCCTGAACCTGT CGTCCCGGGCAGAGCCTGTGCGTGACATCCGCTGTGAGTTCTGCGGTGAGTTCTTCGAGAACCGCAAGGGCCTGTCGAGCCATGCGCGCTCCCACCTGCGGCAGATGGGCGTGACCGAGTGGTCTGTCAACGGTTCGCCCATCGACACGCTGCGGGAGATCCTCAAGAAGAAGTCCAAACCGTGCCTCATCAAGAAAGAGCCGCCAGCCGGAGACCTGGCCCCTGCCTTGGCTGAGGATGGGGCTCCCACGGCTGCTCCTGGGCCTGTGCAGGCCCCCCTGCCACTGGCGCCAATGGCGGGCCGCCCAGGCAAACCAGGAGCTGGACCGGCCCAGGTTCCTCGAGAGCTCAGCCTGGCACCCATCACCGGTGCCAAGCCCGCAGCCACTGGCTACCTGGGCTCAGTGGCAGCCAAGCGGCCCCTGCAGGAGGACCGCCTCCTCCCAGCAGAGGTCAAGGCCAAGACCTACATCCAGACCGAACTGCCCTTCAAGGCAAAGACCCTTCACGAGAAGACCTCCCACTCCT ccaCTGAGGCCTGCTGTGAGCTGTGTGGCCTTTACTTCGAAAACCGCAAGGCCCTGGCCAGCCACGCGCGGGCGCACCTGCGGCAATTTGGCGTGACCGAGTGGTGTGTGAACGGCTCACCCATTGAGACACTGAGCGAGTGGATCAAGCACCGGCCCCAGAAGGTGGGGGCCTACCGTAGCTACATCCAGGGCGGCCGCCCCTTCACCAAGAAGTTCCGCAGTGCTGGCCACGGCCGTGACAGCGACAAGCGGCCGCCCCTAGGGCTGGCACCTGGGGGCCTGGCTGTGGTGGGCCGCAGTGCTGGGGGTGAGCCAGGGCCTGAGGCTGGCCGGGCAGCTGACAGTGGTGAGCGGCCTCTGGCAGCCAGCCCGCCAGGCACTGTGAAGGCCGAGGAGCACCAGCGGCAGAACATCAACA AATTTGAGCGCCGACAAGCCCGCCCTCCAGACGCCTCTGCGGTCCGGGGAGGCGAAGAGGCCAATGATCTAcagcagaagctggaggaggtgCGGCAGCCCCCGCCCCGGGTCCGGCCGGTCCCCTCCCTGGTACCCCGGCCCCCCCAGACATCACTGGTCAAATTTGTTGGCAACATCTACACCCTCAAGTGCAG GTTCTGTGAGGTGGAATTCCAGGGGCCCCTCTCTATCCAGGAGGAGTGGGTGCGGCACTTACAGCGGCACATCCTGGAGATGAATTTCTCCAAAGCGGACCCACCACCTGAGGAGCCCCGGGCCCTGCAGGCACAGACAGCGGCGGCAGACGCGCCCTAA